The genomic DNA TGGCGGCCCGGAGGTTGTCGCCGTCGCGCTGGAAGACCTCGTGGCGGGTGACCATGACCTCGACGAACAGGTCACCGGCGGGTCCGCCTCCGGGGCCGACCTCACCCTGACTGGAAAGCTGGATGCGGGTGCCGTCGGAGACACCGGCGGGGATGCGGATCTTCATGGTCCGCTGTTTGCGCACGCGTCCGTCGCCCTGGCAGTTGAGGCAGGGGTTCGGGATGACGGTGCCGAAGCCGTGGCAGGAGTTGCAGGTCTGGTTCGTGACCATCTGACCCAGCAGGGTCCGGGTCATGCGCTGGACGCTGCCGGCTCCGTGGCACAGCGAGCAGGTCTCGATCTTCGTGCCTTCCTGCGTGCCGGCGCCCAAACAGGTGTCGCAGACGACTGCAGTGGTGACGTCGAGGTCGACGGTGCCGCCGAAGGCCGCGGTCTTCAGGTCGATATTGACGCCGACGAGGGCATCCTTGCCGCGCTGGGTGCGCGGGATCGGGCCTCCGGCCTGACCGCCGCCACCGCCGAAGAAGGTCTCGAAGATGTCGCCGAATCCGCCGAATCCGCCGCCGGCCGGGAAGCCCTGGCCATTCTCGCCGCCGCCCATATCGTAGTTGCGGCGCTTCTCCGAGTCGGAGAGCACGTCGTAGGCCAGTGAGATGGCTTTGAATTCGTCTTCGTGACCGGGATTGACGTCCGGGTGGTACTTGCGTGCCAGTTTCCGGTACGACGACTTGATCTCAGCCGCGGAAGCATCTTTGGACACTCCGAGTGTTTCATAGTGATCGGCCACAGAAACTTCTCTCTCCCTGACGTAGTGGTCTTCTCTGTTCGTGGTGGTGGCTGCGCCCTTGCGCGGTGCTCACCGGTTCTGCGCTTCCCGTCTGCGGGTGCCCCTGATCGATGTCAAGGGACCTACCCTCGATCGAGGATCGAGGACACGTATTTGGCGACGGCACGGACTGCCGAGATCGTCGTCGGATAGTCCATTCGGGTCGGGCCGAGCACTGCCAGTCTGGCCGAGGAACCCGCGTCATGACCATATTCGGCGGCGACGACGGAAGTCGAGCTGAATGATTCGTGAGTATTCTC from Brevibacterium sp. JSBI002 includes the following:
- the dnaJ gene encoding molecular chaperone DnaJ; translation: MADHYETLGVSKDASAAEIKSSYRKLARKYHPDVNPGHEDEFKAISLAYDVLSDSEKRRNYDMGGGENGQGFPAGGGFGGFGDIFETFFGGGGGQAGGPIPRTQRGKDALVGVNIDLKTAAFGGTVDLDVTTAVVCDTCLGAGTQEGTKIETCSLCHGAGSVQRMTRTLLGQMVTNQTCNSCHGFGTVIPNPCLNCQGDGRVRKQRTMKIRIPAGVSDGTRIQLSSQGEVGPGGGPAGDLFVEVMVTRHEVFQRDGDNLRAAISVPMTAATLGATIPFETFDGTQDLTIAAGTQSGTIVKLPGLGASRLRSETRGDLLITVDVLTPDKLDDEQRELLEKLAELRGEETPRAQISTENRGMFSRMRERFAGR